The region CTTTTCGATCTCATCCAGGAGAAGAACGGCGTGGGGGTGCTTTCTGACGGCCTCGGTAAGGAGGCCTCCCTGGTCGAATCCCACATATCCCGGAGGGGCGCCGACAAGGCGGGAGACGGCGTGTTTTTCCATGTATTCACTCATGTCGAAGCGAAGGAAATGGACGCCGAGGGCGCGTGCCGTCTGCCTGGCCAGCTCGGTCTTACCCACGCCGGTCGGACCGACGCAGAGAAATGATCCTATGGGGTGTTCAGGATGGGAGAGCCCGGCATGTGCCCTTCGAATGGCCTTGCACAAGGCATCGACGGCCTCGTCCTGACCAAAGACCACTGAACGGATAGCGTCCTCCAATCCGTCAAGCCGAGGGGAGCGGGCCCTGGAGACGCTTGCAGTCGGGATCCGCGCCATGCGGGCGATCACCCCCTCGATGTGCCGTACGGTCACGACCCGGCGTCTGTTTTTCAACTGTCCATGGAGTTTCAAAAAGGCAGCGGCCTCATCTATGACGTCGATGGCCTTGTCCGGAAGAAATCGTTCCGTGATGTGGCGATGGGAGAGTTCTACCGCAGCCCTTATGGCCCCTTTTGCGTAAGACACGCCGTGATGTCTCTCATAGGAGGTCTTGAGGCCATTGAGGATCCGGACGGTCTCCGAGACGCTCGGCTCTGCCAGGTCGATCTTCTGAAACCTACGAGACAAGGCCTTGTCCTTCTCAAAGTGGTTTCGGAACTCCTCATAAGTGGTGGCCCCGATGCAGCGGAGTTCACCCTTTGCGAGCGCGGGCTTCAGGATGTTCGATGCGTCAAGGGATGTGCCGTTCGTGGCCCCCGCTCCTACGATCGTATGGATCTCGTCTATGAAAAGGATGGAACGGCCTTTTGCCTGTAGGGCCGAGACGACATCCTTGAGGCGGGCCTCAAACTCCCCACGGTACTTGGTCCCTGCAACCAGGGCCCCTATATCAAGGGCATACATCTCGTAGTCTATGAGTGAATCGGGGACCTGGCCGGAGGAGATCCGCAGGGCTAACCCTTCTGCAAGCGCTGTTTTCCCCACACCTGGCTCCCCGACGAAGACGGGATTGTTTTTCCTCCGTTTCATCAGGACCTGTATGGTTCGTTCCAGCTCATTTTCCCGGCCGATCAGGGGGTCGATCCGACCTTCGGCCGCCTTGCGGGTAAGATTGACTGTGAACCGGGAAAGGACATCTCCGGATGCGGAGGACTTTCCAAAGTGGGGATCAGTCGCTGTGGCCTCGTCATTGTGTCCGATGGAGGGAAGGTCCACTCCTGAATGGGCACCCATGCCGTGCGATATGTAATTCAGGACATCAAGGCGTGAAATGGATTCCTGTTCCAAAAAATACAGGGCGTAGGAATCCCTTTCTGTCATTATGGACGCGAGGAGATCCCCCACGTCAACCACATCCTTTCCTGCGGACTGTACATGCATGACGGTTTTTTGAAGGACCCTCTGGAGGGCGAGGGTAGGGTAGGGGCCTTCGGTTTCCGGGCGGGTAATCTTCTCGCAATGGGTCTCAAAAAAATTCTCGAGACGCGCGACAAGACGTTTGATATTGCCCCCACAGGCGGAAACGATGCGTTTTCCCGTAGGATGGGTGACGATGGCGTATAGAAGATGCTCCACACTCAAAAATTCGTGCTTTCTGATGCGGGCCTCCTGGGCCGCAATGCCGAGGAGAAGTTCTACGTCCTTGCTGAGCATGATACCGACCTTTTTTATTCCTTTTCCATACTTGCCCGAAGGGGAAAACCGGCCTTTCGCGCCTTGGCGTGCACGCGAGAAACCTTTGCTTCGGCAATTTCCTTCGTATAGATACCACACTCGCCGACCCCGTGTTCATGTACATGCATCATGATGCGATAGGCTTCGGGAGGGGATTTCTGAAAGATCTCTTCCAAGATATGAACCACGAAATCCATGGTTGTATAATCGTCGTTATGGAGAAGCACCTTGAAACGAGGTGGCTCCATGATCTCTGTTTTCTCCGCGAGATCGCCTGCTGTCCTTGTATCCTCGAAGGTCATCAATTCCTCCGTTCGAGATAGAAGAAAAATTCCGTGTTGCCCTTGGCGCCCGTAATGGGGGATTGGATAAACCCCTTCACATCCAGACCGAGTTTCTGCGAAAAAAAGGACTCAAGATCAGAAAGGGTCTGTTGATGAAGGGCTGGGTCACGGACGACCCCGCCTTTTCCCACCTTTCCTTTTCCCACCTCAAACTGGGGCTTGACAAGGGGAAGGATGCCGCATGGACCTGAGACATGGGAAAGTATGGCGGGAATGACGAGTTTAAGGGAAATGAAGGATGTGTCCACAGTCACCAAAGAGATATGGGGCGGCAGGGTTCCTACGGGCATATGACGTATATTGGTCCTTTCGAGGAGCTTGACCCGCGGATCCTGACGAAGCCTCCATGCCATCTGTCCGTAGCCCACATCAACGGCATAGACGGTCGACGCGCCGCGCCTAAGGAGACAGTCGGTAAATCCGCCGGTTGAGGCCCCCACATCGAGACATGCACGGCCATCGACCCGGATGGAAAAATGATCCAGGGCATGTTCCAGCTTGACTCCGCCCCTGCTGACGTATGGATGGGGAGGGGAAACGACCTCAACGGATATATCACGGGGAAACCGCGCTCCGGCTTTGTCGACCATGCGCCCCTGTACCCAGACCTTGCCGGCCCCTATGAGGGCCTGGGAGTGGCTCCGTGAGGGGGAGAGGCCCTTTTCCACGAGAAGCATGTCGAGACGCGAATATGATGCCGACGCGGATTTATCGGACATGGTCAAAAATCTTCGGCAGGAGAAAATGGCATTTCTCGGAACTCCCTTATTGTGGTAAAAAGGAAAAGATGGTCATGTAAAAAGTCGAAAAGTGCTTTTGTAATCCATTGAAATTACATGGTATGGATTCGGGAAGGCGTTTTGGAACTTTTTACGAGATCATCAAAATCATTTACGCATTATGCTCACGATAATGCTACTCTTCAAGGAGGCAGATCCAACACATGTCCATTGACAAGGAAACCGTCCTTGCCGCGCTAGCCCGCGTCTTGGATCCGGAACTCAAGAAAAGTCTTGTAGATCTTGGCATGATTCATGACATCGAGATAGCGGGATCTGCCGTAAAGGTGACAGTAGCCCTTACCATGGCAGGTTGTCCCCTTAAGGAGCGCCTCAAGGAGGATGTCCGATCTGCAGTCGCGGCAATAGAAGGCGTTACCGAGGTGAAGGTCGTCCTGACCGTCATGACATCGGAAGAACGTGCTAGGATATTTGGCAGGGAACCCGACGAGATGGAAGGCATCAAGGAAGTCAGGAACATTATCGCAATCGGAAGCGGCAAGGGAGGAGTGGGGAAAACGACCGTGACCGTGAACCTTGCAGTAGCCCTGCATCAAAAAGGCTTCTCTGTCGGCATCCTCGATGCGGACATGCACGGTCCCGATATCCCGATCATGCTTGGTATCTCGGAAAGGCCCTTGGGTTCGGGCGGAATGCTCCTGCCACTCGAGCGTTATGGCATCAAGGTCATGTCCACCGGAGTTCTGGCGGGTGAAGGGGCACCCATCGTTTGGCGCGGTCCGCTCGTAAACAAGGCGATCAAGGAATTTCTGGGGCACGTTCTCTGGGGTAAACTGGATTTCCTCCTCGTGGATCTCCCTCCGGGGACAGGAGACGCGGCCATCACTGTGGCGAATGCAATCCCGCTTGCCGGTGTCGTCATCGTTACCACACCCCAGAAGGTTTCTGTTTCCGATGTGCGCCGCTCCATCGGACTTTTTCACAGCAAGGACATCCCCATACTCGGAATAATAGAAAACATGGGCTCCATGCGGATACGAACGCCCGATGGAGAAATCATGACCATTGACGTCTTCGGATCCGGAGGAGGGGAAAAGATCGCCAAGGCCTTCAAGGTCCCCTTTTTGGGAAGCATACCCCTGGATCCTTCCATCAGAGAGGGAGGGGATGCGGGGCGTCCTCCGTCCCTTGACCTCGAGAGTGACGTTTCCCGGGCCTTTCATCAGATTGTCGAAAACATCATGCAAAATCCCAAGATCAAAAAGGCCACATGAGCATGAATTCCTGAGCCGGTCCGGTGTTTTCAGGGGCTTCAGTTTCACGGATTCAAGATGGGGACAGGACATGAAACTGAATACGAAAGAGATGGACAGTTTCAAGGAAGACATCTCAAAGGAAATACTCCGGGTCAATCGCTACCGAACCTGTACATCCGGCGTCCTCATGGAGATCGAGCAATCGACTCAAGACGGCTTGAAGGACGAGGGCATGCTCCATTTCCTGAAAGGTCTCCTTCGTGCGAGCGATTGCGTATTTCTCTTGGGAGAAGGCAGATACGGCGCAATACTTCCCTTCACTCACGAAGCTGGTGGAGAAATCACCATGCAGAGGGTCAAGGAAGAATGCATGAAATGGAAGGATCCGAACGGGCTTCCCCCTGCGAGCGTAGCGGCATCCGTCGTTTGTCTGCAACCGCACGAATATATGGATGCATCAGAGGTTATCACAACGCTCGAGCGGGAACTCGCCCTCGAAAAGGAAGGGGAACTGGAACCTTTTTCTCCACATATCACTTTCTCAAGCGGAGAACCCCATGCCGTCGTCATTGTTTTCTCCCGGGGGAAGGACAGCGAGGAAAGAAAAAGGATCAGATCAGCTCTCCTCGCCCTTGGCATAGAACCCTTGGAAGTATTTACGGTGGAAGAACTCCTTGCCCTTGCCACACAATCAGAGGGGTCGGTTATCTTCTGTACGCCTGACATCCCTTCGAAAACCATCAAGATGCTTTTAGAAAAGATAGGTAGTAATGGGTATTTAGAAAAAATATTTCTTGTCCTTCCCCTGAAATCATCACAGGAAATCGACAAAAAATTTCATGAAAATGACATTTTCTCCTCTGATCTCAAAACCCCTGAGGAAATTTTTGTGTGCCACGCCT is a window of Deltaproteobacteria bacterium DNA encoding:
- the clpA gene encoding ATP-dependent Clp protease ATP-binding subunit ClpA, with amino-acid sequence MLSKDVELLLGIAAQEARIRKHEFLSVEHLLYAIVTHPTGKRIVSACGGNIKRLVARLENFFETHCEKITRPETEGPYPTLALQRVLQKTVMHVQSAGKDVVDVGDLLASIMTERDSYALYFLEQESISRLDVLNYISHGMGAHSGVDLPSIGHNDEATATDPHFGKSSASGDVLSRFTVNLTRKAAEGRIDPLIGRENELERTIQVLMKRRKNNPVFVGEPGVGKTALAEGLALRISSGQVPDSLIDYEMYALDIGALVAGTKYRGEFEARLKDVVSALQAKGRSILFIDEIHTIVGAGATNGTSLDASNILKPALAKGELRCIGATTYEEFRNHFEKDKALSRRFQKIDLAEPSVSETVRILNGLKTSYERHHGVSYAKGAIRAAVELSHRHITERFLPDKAIDVIDEAAAFLKLHGQLKNRRRVVTVRHIEGVIARMARIPTASVSRARSPRLDGLEDAIRSVVFGQDEAVDALCKAIRRAHAGLSHPEHPIGSFLCVGPTGVGKTELARQTARALGVHFLRFDMSEYMEKHAVSRLVGAPPGYVGFDQGGLLTEAVRKHPHAVLLLDEIEKAHPDIFSILLQVMDHATLTDTTGRKADFRHVILIMTSNAGAREMEKRTIGFGERDEAQGGKADEAIKGLFSPEFRNRLDAILPFRPLDSAVMERIVDKYIDEIRTRLSSRHIGLEITNEARSWLAREGFDPRFGARPLSRLIEKEVSDRLADVILAGGCGAGDLFIIDTENGKISVTRKEHA
- a CDS encoding ATP-dependent Clp protease adaptor ClpS, with the protein product MTFEDTRTAGDLAEKTEIMEPPRFKVLLHNDDYTTMDFVVHILEEIFQKSPPEAYRIMMHVHEHGVGECGIYTKEIAEAKVSRVHAKARKAGFPLRASMEKE
- a CDS encoding TlyA family RNA methyltransferase, whose amino-acid sequence is MSDKSASASYSRLDMLLVEKGLSPSRSHSQALIGAGKVWVQGRMVDKAGARFPRDISVEVVSPPHPYVSRGGVKLEHALDHFSIRVDGRACLDVGASTGGFTDCLLRRGASTVYAVDVGYGQMAWRLRQDPRVKLLERTNIRHMPVGTLPPHISLVTVDTSFISLKLVIPAILSHVSGPCGILPLVKPQFEVGKGKVGKGGVVRDPALHQQTLSDLESFFSQKLGLDVKGFIQSPITGAKGNTEFFFYLERRN
- a CDS encoding Mrp/NBP35 family ATP-binding protein gives rise to the protein MSIDKETVLAALARVLDPELKKSLVDLGMIHDIEIAGSAVKVTVALTMAGCPLKERLKEDVRSAVAAIEGVTEVKVVLTVMTSEERARIFGREPDEMEGIKEVRNIIAIGSGKGGVGKTTVTVNLAVALHQKGFSVGILDADMHGPDIPIMLGISERPLGSGGMLLPLERYGIKVMSTGVLAGEGAPIVWRGPLVNKAIKEFLGHVLWGKLDFLLVDLPPGTGDAAITVANAIPLAGVVIVTTPQKVSVSDVRRSIGLFHSKDIPILGIIENMGSMRIRTPDGEIMTIDVFGSGGGEKIAKAFKVPFLGSIPLDPSIREGGDAGRPPSLDLESDVSRAFHQIVENIMQNPKIKKAT